One genomic segment of Gallaecimonas xiamenensis 3-C-1 includes these proteins:
- a CDS encoding arylamine N-acetyltransferase family protein encodes MLTKTQLQQYLDRLELDRPASLPQLHLAHLRHLPFENLDITFKRPIVLGHDPILGKLLNEQRGGFCYELNYGFYCLLRTLGFEVALIQARVFDGEGKPGPDFDHMLLKVEHAGQRWLADVGFGDSFQEPLALIEGEQREMGGRFLLSRQQEHWLMQRDDKAALLIDPRPRDLAEFTQMAAWHQGPSSHFTRKAICSMATASGRISLSDNQLLVTHQGERSTLAVRDEGHYRQLLAKHFQVQLPFADVAGWLAKWQ; translated from the coding sequence ATGCTCACCAAGACACAGCTGCAACAGTATCTCGACCGGTTGGAACTGGACCGCCCTGCCTCCTTGCCCCAATTGCACCTGGCGCACCTTCGGCACCTGCCCTTTGAGAACCTCGATATCACCTTCAAAAGGCCCATAGTGCTGGGCCACGACCCCATCCTTGGCAAGCTGCTCAATGAGCAGCGCGGCGGCTTTTGCTATGAGCTGAACTACGGCTTTTACTGCCTGCTGCGCACTCTGGGCTTCGAGGTGGCGCTTATCCAGGCCAGGGTCTTTGACGGCGAGGGCAAACCCGGCCCGGACTTTGACCATATGCTGCTCAAGGTCGAGCATGCAGGCCAAAGATGGCTGGCCGATGTGGGCTTTGGGGACAGCTTCCAAGAGCCCCTGGCCCTGATTGAAGGTGAGCAAAGGGAGATGGGCGGCCGCTTTTTGCTGTCCAGGCAGCAAGAGCACTGGCTGATGCAGCGGGACGACAAGGCGGCGCTGTTGATAGACCCAAGGCCCAGGGACCTGGCCGAATTCACCCAGATGGCCGCCTGGCATCAGGGCCCGTCGTCACACTTTACCCGCAAAGCCATCTGTTCCATGGCCACAGCCAGCGGGCGCATCAGCCTCTCTGACAACCAGTTGCTGGTGACGCACCAGGGTGAGCGCAGCACGCTAGCGGTGCGTGACGAGGGCCACTACCGCCAGCTGCTGGCGAAACATTTCCAGGTCCAGCTGCCTTTTGCCGATGTAGCCGGGTGGCTGGCAAAATGGCAATAA
- a CDS encoding MarR family transcriptional regulator, with the protein MESNLGWLLSRAAFSWRAAVDKYMAELGLTQTRWIALLHLQRMGEGCTQSALAANIGVEQPSLLRTLNQLEEAGLVERRPSPADARCRTLWFTPKGLELIQEVAALAAKGRQDLLEGLSSQQRQTLHEVLETVISNAQSVLAMEKK; encoded by the coding sequence ATGGAAAGCAACTTAGGTTGGCTGCTAAGCCGGGCTGCCTTTAGCTGGCGCGCCGCCGTAGACAAGTACATGGCCGAACTGGGCCTGACCCAAACCCGTTGGATAGCCTTGCTGCACTTGCAGCGCATGGGGGAGGGCTGCACCCAGAGTGCCTTGGCCGCCAATATCGGCGTCGAACAACCCTCCTTGCTGCGCACCCTTAACCAACTGGAAGAGGCCGGCCTTGTTGAGCGCCGTCCCAGTCCGGCTGACGCCCGCTGTCGCACTCTCTGGTTTACCCCCAAGGGCCTGGAACTTATCCAGGAGGTGGCGGCCCTGGCCGCCAAGGGGCGCCAGGATCTTTTGGAGGGCCTTTCCTCCCAGCAGCGTCAGACCCTCCACGAGGTCCTCGAAACCGTGATTAGCAACGCTCAGTCTGTTCTTGCGATGGAGAAAAAATGA
- a CDS encoding HlyD family secretion protein — protein MTADKHFNRWMRRAVALFLLVLAYVLMADMTIPMTPHSMVQRPVLTIAPQVAGEVVEVAVSNNQAVKAGDLLFRIEPRDYQLAVEKAELALSEAQQTNDSLRAQLAQAGAAVRQAQVAAAEAKREFNRLEALRGRKLVSQQQLDQTATNVDATAASLVAAQQQQRSVQAQLGESGEQNLRLRQARNQLAQARLNLERTQVRAPEDGVISNLQLVAGVQTQAKQSLLSLVVSGKERIAADFREKSLARVKDGAQAWVVFDALPGQVFNATLSSRDQGVAQGQLLPNGQLAQPEQSDRWVRDAQRVRVYVNLDERLPASLVSGSRATVMLEASQNVVIDWLGKVQMRVVSLLHYVY, from the coding sequence ATGACTGCCGACAAGCATTTCAACCGCTGGATGCGCCGTGCCGTGGCGCTGTTCCTGCTGGTGCTCGCTTATGTGTTGATGGCCGATATGACCATTCCCATGACCCCCCATTCCATGGTGCAACGCCCGGTGCTGACCATAGCGCCCCAGGTCGCCGGTGAGGTGGTGGAAGTGGCGGTCAGCAACAACCAGGCCGTCAAGGCCGGTGATCTGCTGTTTCGCATTGAACCCAGGGACTACCAGTTGGCGGTGGAAAAGGCCGAGCTGGCCCTGAGCGAGGCCCAGCAGACCAATGACAGCCTCAGGGCCCAGTTGGCCCAGGCCGGGGCTGCGGTGCGCCAGGCCCAGGTGGCCGCCGCCGAGGCCAAGCGAGAGTTCAACCGCCTTGAGGCCCTGCGCGGGCGAAAATTGGTCAGCCAGCAGCAGCTGGACCAGACCGCCACCAATGTTGACGCTACTGCCGCCAGCCTGGTTGCCGCCCAGCAACAGCAGCGCTCCGTGCAAGCCCAGTTGGGGGAGAGCGGCGAGCAGAACCTGCGTCTTCGCCAAGCCCGTAATCAGTTGGCCCAGGCCAGGCTCAACCTGGAACGCACCCAGGTGCGGGCGCCGGAAGACGGCGTTATCTCCAACCTGCAGCTGGTGGCCGGTGTCCAGACCCAGGCCAAGCAGTCGTTGTTGTCCCTGGTGGTCAGCGGCAAGGAGCGTATCGCCGCCGATTTTCGTGAAAAGAGCCTGGCCAGGGTTAAAGACGGTGCCCAGGCATGGGTGGTATTCGACGCCCTGCCGGGACAGGTGTTTAACGCCACTCTGAGCAGCCGTGATCAGGGCGTGGCCCAGGGGCAGCTGTTGCCAAACGGCCAATTGGCCCAGCCCGAGCAGAGTGACCGCTGGGTGCGTGACGCCCAGAGGGTCAGGGTCTATGTGAACCTGGACGAGCGCCTGCCGGCTTCTTTGGTGTCAGGGTCCAGGGCTACCGTGATGCTCGAGGCCAGCCAGAACGTCGTCATCGACTGGTTGGGCAAAGTCCAGATGCGCGTCGTGAGCCTGCTGCACTATGTCTACTGA
- a CDS encoding DUF2955 domain-containing protein produces MSTELSAQEQRRLLRIALGSCIGFLVSKLANWPYGVFFTVYPMLLLGMLPKFDRLIAAQFLFGAALNVVEIWLLCAFFEPYPLLMTLGVFLVYCWHFRLMASTPYFLLGATGLVTLSTLLHFSSYPTTNIMDMVVATGLASTLSVVSAALLYWIIPETDPVPAPPKLNLSPSQVNHRTLMGAVLATLSFMVFQAMDLKDSLSAQVATMLVLFPMTYQGTLIAGWNRARGVALGCALAIVVQVLMYDLIEHFLLVVLALFITVLLTAKLHLIERAGSGMGFGALTTIGILFGQYMQPDKDILYGSLYRFSSVLVAVAILMVFAYLLDGLLNRFALTRN; encoded by the coding sequence ATGTCTACTGAGCTGAGCGCCCAGGAGCAACGCCGGCTGCTGCGTATAGCCCTTGGCAGCTGTATCGGCTTTCTGGTGTCCAAGCTGGCCAACTGGCCTTATGGGGTCTTCTTTACCGTCTACCCCATGCTGCTGCTGGGCATGCTGCCCAAGTTCGACCGCCTGATCGCCGCCCAATTCTTGTTTGGGGCTGCGCTCAACGTGGTGGAGATCTGGCTGCTCTGCGCCTTCTTCGAGCCTTATCCCCTGTTGATGACCCTGGGAGTGTTCCTGGTCTATTGCTGGCATTTTCGGCTGATGGCCTCCACCCCCTATTTTTTGCTGGGGGCCACCGGCCTGGTGACATTGTCTACCCTGCTGCATTTTTCCAGTTACCCCACCACCAACATCATGGATATGGTGGTGGCCACCGGCCTGGCTTCGACCCTGTCGGTGGTGAGCGCCGCCTTGCTCTATTGGATTATTCCCGAGACCGATCCGGTACCGGCGCCCCCCAAGCTGAACCTCAGTCCATCCCAGGTAAACCACCGCACCCTGATGGGGGCCGTGCTGGCGACCCTGTCCTTTATGGTGTTCCAGGCCATGGACCTCAAAGACTCCCTGTCGGCCCAGGTGGCCACCATGCTGGTGCTCTTTCCCATGACCTACCAGGGCACCCTGATTGCCGGTTGGAACCGGGCCAGGGGGGTGGCTTTGGGCTGCGCCCTGGCGATCGTGGTGCAGGTGCTGATGTACGACTTGATAGAGCACTTCCTGCTGGTGGTGCTGGCCCTCTTTATCACGGTGTTGCTGACCGCCAAGCTGCACCTTATCGAGCGGGCCGGCTCCGGCATGGGTTTTGGTGCCCTGACCACAATCGGCATCCTCTTCGGCCAGTACATGCAACCGGACAAGGACATCCTCTACGGCAGCCTTTACCGCTTCTCGTCGGTGCTGGTGGCGGTGGCGATACTGATGGTGTTTGCCTACCTGCTCGATGGGCTGCTAAACCGCTTTGCCCTGACCCGCAATTAA
- the ppx gene encoding exopolyphosphatase, with the protein MTDEPEIPLVCVDLGSNSFHLLKASYCKGAFRILNKAKERVRLAEGLSDDHQLSEAAFQRGLDCLARFKEIIGNLPASRVRTVATYTLRRAANGDAFIKAARAVYPYPIEVIAGAEEARLIYQGVAHTQPGRDSRLVMDIGGGSTEFVIGRGLETRRLASLAMGCVSFQQRFFKDGKITEGGFKAAETAAAQELESIEQSYKDEGWQQAIGCSGTIKAVQACIQAKWPSESAISLKRLKALKKLCLQAGELQKLKLPAVNDERLQVFPAGLAILLASFKALDLAGLEYSDAALREGLMFQMEPGLGFQDARERTAASLAAQYHVDRPQALRVRHLALALYRALGDNPEHAMLLGWAAELHEVGLQINFHGVQRHSAYILENSDLIGFNQEQQLLLATLVRYSRKGLKQFALPRLNLFGDDEVRLLVRLLRLAVLLNRRRQSQRLPKIALRLDGQQLTLRFPAPWLARQDLVSADLAQEAQYQAQAGWPLVIESQE; encoded by the coding sequence TTGACCGATGAACCGGAGATCCCCCTGGTATGCGTGGACCTGGGCTCCAACTCTTTCCACCTGCTCAAGGCCAGCTACTGCAAGGGGGCCTTTCGGATCCTTAACAAGGCCAAGGAAAGGGTGCGCCTGGCCGAAGGCCTGAGTGACGACCACCAGCTCAGCGAGGCCGCCTTTCAGCGCGGCCTGGACTGCCTGGCCCGCTTCAAGGAGATCATCGGCAACCTGCCTGCCAGCCGGGTGCGCACCGTCGCCACCTATACCCTGCGCCGGGCCGCCAACGGCGATGCCTTTATCAAGGCCGCCAGGGCCGTCTACCCCTACCCCATCGAAGTCATTGCCGGGGCCGAGGAAGCGCGCCTTATCTACCAGGGGGTAGCCCACACCCAACCGGGCCGGGACAGCCGCCTGGTAATGGACATCGGCGGCGGCAGCACCGAGTTTGTCATAGGCCGGGGCCTGGAGACCCGGCGCCTGGCCAGCCTGGCCATGGGTTGTGTCAGCTTCCAGCAACGCTTTTTCAAAGACGGCAAGATAACCGAAGGGGGCTTCAAGGCCGCCGAAACCGCCGCCGCCCAGGAACTGGAGTCCATTGAGCAGAGCTACAAGGACGAGGGCTGGCAACAGGCCATTGGCTGTTCCGGCACCATCAAGGCCGTACAGGCCTGCATCCAGGCTAAATGGCCCAGCGAAAGCGCCATCAGCCTCAAGCGCCTCAAGGCCCTGAAAAAGCTCTGCCTGCAGGCAGGTGAGCTGCAAAAGCTCAAGTTGCCTGCCGTCAACGACGAGCGCCTGCAGGTGTTCCCTGCCGGCCTTGCCATCTTGCTGGCCAGCTTCAAGGCCCTGGATCTAGCCGGCCTGGAATACTCCGATGCCGCTCTGCGCGAAGGCTTGATGTTTCAGATGGAGCCCGGCCTCGGCTTCCAGGACGCCAGGGAACGAACCGCCGCGTCCCTGGCCGCCCAATACCATGTGGACAGGCCTCAGGCCTTGCGGGTGCGCCACCTGGCCCTGGCGTTGTACCGGGCCCTGGGGGACAACCCCGAGCACGCCATGCTGCTGGGCTGGGCCGCCGAGCTTCACGAAGTGGGGCTGCAAATTAACTTCCACGGGGTGCAGCGCCACTCGGCCTATATCCTGGAAAACAGCGACCTTATCGGTTTCAACCAGGAACAGCAGCTGCTGCTGGCCACCCTGGTGCGCTATTCCCGCAAGGGCCTCAAGCAGTTCGCCCTGCCCCGCCTCAACCTCTTTGGGGATGACGAAGTGCGGCTGTTGGTGCGGCTGCTGCGCCTGGCGGTGCTCCTAAATCGGCGCCGCCAAAGCCAGCGCCTGCCCAAGATCGCCCTGCGCCTGGACGGCCAACAGCTGACCCTGCGCTTTCCCGCCCCCTGGCTGGCCCGCCAAGACCTGGTCAGTGCCGACCTTGCCCAGGAGGCACAGTACCAAGCCCAGGCGGGCTGGCCCCTGGTCATCGAATCCCAGGAATGA
- the ppk1 gene encoding polyphosphate kinase 1 gives MSPVVVPFIEKELSWLSFNERVLQEAADKSVPIIERIRFLGIYSNNMDEFFRVRVADVRRRAQQHEEDGKDPEALVLLGQIQQKVMALQSRFDALYHECMLALARYHIVLVNEQQLGEGQKAWVENYFEQKILRHVAPIIIRKGVDLVVSLKDDATYLVVEIKKGEDVQYAMVEVPATSVPRFVKVPDDSPRQRTTLILLDNILRLCLPQVFKGFFDFDSLAAYSMKMTRDADYELEDEISLSLLEQTSLGLKQRLTAELVRLVYDREMPQTMLDMLVRELGISNLDAMVPGGRYHNFKDFMGFPNVGRKYLENPKLPPLTSRDFRDHDTVFDAISANDVLVHYPYYKFRHFTEFVRQAAFDPKVKTIKINFYRLAGDSRIVQSLMDAVHNGKQVLAVIELRARFDEAANIEWAQKMTEAGIRVAFGIPSLKVHCKLCVVSREEEGELRHYAHIGTGNFHEKTAKVYTDYSLFTKHQELATEADNVFDFIINSYKRFKFNHLLVSPVNARRRLLALIDQEIENAKKGLAAAITFKVNNLVDREINQRLYHASQNGVRVRLIIRGMCSLRPGVAGLSDNIRAISIVDRFLEHPRVMVFHGNGQEHVFISSADLMTRNLDHRVEVGTPILDPRLKRRILDTLDLHFRDTTKARLLDKDQQNNYVRRGNRRKLRSQVAIYEYLMRLEQGEGLDR, from the coding sequence ATGAGCCCTGTCGTTGTCCCCTTTATTGAGAAAGAATTGTCCTGGCTGTCCTTTAACGAGCGCGTGCTGCAGGAAGCCGCCGACAAGTCCGTGCCTATCATCGAACGGATCCGCTTTTTGGGCATCTATTCCAACAACATGGACGAATTTTTCCGGGTTCGGGTGGCCGACGTCAGGCGCCGAGCCCAGCAACACGAAGAAGACGGCAAAGACCCCGAGGCCTTGGTACTGCTGGGGCAGATCCAGCAAAAGGTCATGGCCCTGCAAAGCCGCTTTGACGCCCTCTACCATGAATGCATGCTGGCCCTGGCCCGCTACCACATAGTGCTGGTCAATGAACAGCAGTTGGGGGAAGGCCAAAAAGCCTGGGTGGAGAACTACTTCGAACAGAAGATACTGCGCCACGTCGCCCCCATCATCATCCGCAAGGGGGTGGACCTGGTGGTCAGCCTCAAGGACGACGCCACCTATCTGGTGGTTGAGATCAAAAAAGGCGAGGACGTTCAATACGCCATGGTGGAAGTGCCCGCCACCTCGGTACCCCGCTTCGTCAAGGTACCGGACGACAGCCCCCGCCAGCGCACCACCCTTATCCTGCTGGACAACATACTGCGCCTTTGCCTGCCCCAGGTATTCAAGGGCTTTTTCGACTTCGACAGCCTGGCCGCCTACTCCATGAAGATGACCAGGGACGCCGACTACGAGCTGGAAGACGAGATATCCCTGAGCCTGTTGGAGCAGACCAGTCTGGGGCTCAAGCAGCGATTGACCGCCGAGCTGGTGCGCCTGGTCTATGACCGGGAAATGCCCCAGACCATGCTGGACATGCTGGTGCGGGAGCTGGGGATCAGCAACCTCGATGCCATGGTGCCGGGGGGGCGTTACCATAACTTCAAAGACTTTATGGGCTTTCCCAATGTGGGCCGCAAATACCTGGAAAACCCCAAGCTGCCGCCCCTGACCAGCCGTGATTTTCGCGACCACGACACCGTTTTTGACGCCATCAGCGCCAACGACGTGCTGGTGCACTACCCCTACTACAAGTTCCGCCACTTCACCGAGTTCGTGCGCCAGGCCGCCTTCGACCCCAAGGTCAAGACCATCAAGATCAACTTCTATCGCCTGGCCGGGGACTCGCGCATCGTCCAGTCCCTGATGGACGCGGTCCATAACGGCAAGCAGGTGCTGGCGGTGATTGAACTGCGGGCCCGTTTTGACGAGGCGGCCAACATCGAGTGGGCCCAGAAGATGACCGAAGCGGGGATCCGGGTCGCCTTTGGTATTCCCAGCCTCAAGGTGCACTGCAAACTGTGCGTGGTGAGCCGGGAAGAGGAAGGGGAGCTGCGCCATTACGCCCACATCGGTACCGGCAACTTCCACGAGAAAACTGCCAAGGTCTACACCGACTACAGCCTCTTTACCAAACACCAGGAGCTGGCGACGGAAGCGGACAACGTCTTCGACTTCATCATCAACTCTTACAAACGTTTTAAGTTCAACCACTTGCTGGTATCCCCTGTCAACGCCCGGCGCCGGCTGCTGGCCCTTATCGACCAGGAAATAGAGAACGCCAAGAAAGGCCTGGCGGCGGCCATCACCTTCAAGGTCAACAACCTGGTAGACAGGGAGATAAACCAGCGCCTCTACCATGCCAGTCAAAACGGGGTCAGGGTGCGCCTTATCATCAGGGGCATGTGCTCGCTGCGCCCCGGTGTTGCCGGTCTGTCGGACAACATCAGGGCCATCAGCATTGTCGACCGCTTCCTGGAACATCCCAGGGTGATGGTGTTTCACGGCAACGGCCAGGAGCACGTCTTTATCAGCTCAGCCGATTTGATGACCCGCAACCTCGACCACAGGGTGGAAGTGGGTACCCCCATCCTTGACCCCAGGCTCAAGCGCCGTATTCTCGATACCCTGGACCTGCACTTTCGCGACACCACCAAGGCCAGGCTGCTGGATAAGGACCAGCAGAACAATTACGTCAGAAGGGGCAACAGGCGCAAACTGCGCTCCCAGGTCGCCATATATGAATACCTGATGAGACTGGAACAAGGAGAAGGCCTTGACCGATGA
- a CDS encoding glycine cleavage system protein R, with product MRHLALCVFGPDKPGIVEKLSRLVFDHQGSWYGASLAHLAGRFAGIVDVKVPEEHYSAFAAALQDIDELDIRIAEGNLAPGTGNCRDVTLNLVANDRTGIVHELTSTLSRLGVNIEEMTTGCHPGHNYGELFFAKARLKVPAEVKLDAIRQQLEDCGDDWMLELDE from the coding sequence ATGCGTCACTTGGCATTATGTGTTTTTGGTCCAGACAAGCCCGGTATCGTCGAAAAACTGTCCCGACTGGTCTTTGACCACCAAGGCAGCTGGTACGGGGCCAGCCTCGCCCACCTGGCCGGCCGCTTTGCCGGCATTGTCGATGTGAAGGTTCCAGAGGAGCACTACAGCGCCTTTGCCGCCGCCCTGCAGGACATCGACGAGCTGGATATCCGCATCGCCGAAGGCAACCTGGCCCCTGGCACCGGCAACTGCCGGGACGTCACCCTTAACCTGGTGGCCAATGACAGGACCGGCATAGTCCACGAGCTGACCAGTACCCTGTCAAGGCTGGGGGTCAATATCGAAGAGATGACCACCGGCTGCCACCCGGGCCACAACTATGGTGAGCTGTTCTTTGCCAAGGCCCGCCTCAAGGTACCGGCCGAGGTGAAACTGGATGCCATCCGCCAGCAGCTGGAAGACTGCGGTGATGACTGGATGCTGGAACTGGACGAGTAG
- a CDS encoding ABC transporter permease subunit, whose amino-acid sequence MVLVALLLIFFYLLYVVAPLFKGAELEEEHSWAVEGQTLALGLDEQNALGYRLDAAGKLDFFAANGDQAGQPLTSLDLGGPISALAPALPVQQAYAIAQSGNEVRIIKPDFQVNYTETGRETVPVLSFPLGEEAHQVLPEGRTVKLLGFEFNNDGAVILALGDTGRLWLTRLEAEENFLTGEKEWTESRVELATDGRKLTALRVNPNLRQIYALAGHQLVVYDISDPQNAELAQVLDVTDASNPVTALALMSGANSLLIGTQKGIIGQWFEVVGENGRRFRHIRDFKLGQPVQSLTTEFNRKGFVATGSQGRLALFHATSEVELAELNNSDAILMSAYAPRANGLLAVDGKQLHFFHLENEHPEVSWKALWQKVWYEGYKEPDYVWQSTSGSDDFEPKLSLMPLAFGTIKAAFYAMLFATPLALAGAVYTAYFMSAGMRRFIKPTVEIMEALPTVILGFLAGLWLAPLVEDHLPGIITLLLVLPLTMLATAFAWHKMPERIRHLVPDGWQALLLLPPLLLMGYLSMAMSPLLEHWLFDGDTRLYVTNEWNISFDQRNSLVVGIAMGFAVIPTIFTIAEDAVFSVPKHLTQGSLALGATPWQTLSRVVLLTASPGIFSAVMMGLGRAVGETMIVLMATGNTAIMDWNIFEGMRTLSANIAVEMGESEVGSSHYRVLFLAAFVLFVFTFLFNTVAEFIRQRLREKYSSL is encoded by the coding sequence ATGGTGCTGGTGGCCCTGCTGCTGATTTTCTTCTACCTGCTGTACGTGGTGGCGCCACTCTTTAAAGGGGCCGAGCTTGAAGAGGAACACAGCTGGGCTGTTGAGGGCCAAACCTTGGCCCTGGGGCTGGATGAGCAAAATGCCCTTGGCTATCGCCTGGACGCCGCCGGCAAACTGGATTTTTTTGCCGCCAATGGTGACCAGGCTGGCCAGCCGCTCACCAGCCTGGATCTGGGTGGCCCCATCAGTGCCTTGGCGCCGGCACTGCCGGTGCAGCAGGCCTACGCCATTGCCCAAAGCGGCAATGAAGTGCGCATCATCAAGCCGGATTTCCAAGTCAACTACACCGAGACCGGCCGCGAGACGGTACCTGTGCTGAGTTTCCCTCTGGGGGAAGAGGCCCACCAGGTGCTGCCAGAGGGGCGCACCGTCAAGCTGCTGGGCTTTGAATTCAACAACGACGGCGCCGTTATCTTGGCCTTGGGGGACACAGGGCGCCTGTGGCTGACCCGCCTGGAAGCCGAAGAGAACTTCCTGACCGGCGAAAAGGAATGGACCGAGAGCCGGGTGGAATTGGCCACCGACGGCCGTAAACTCACTGCCTTGCGGGTCAATCCCAACCTGCGCCAGATCTACGCCCTGGCCGGCCACCAACTGGTGGTGTACGACATCAGCGACCCGCAAAATGCCGAGCTGGCCCAGGTGCTGGATGTAACCGACGCCAGCAACCCGGTCACGGCCCTGGCCCTGATGTCCGGCGCCAACTCCCTGTTGATCGGTACCCAAAAGGGCATCATTGGCCAGTGGTTCGAAGTGGTAGGGGAGAACGGCCGACGTTTTCGCCATATCCGCGACTTCAAGCTGGGTCAGCCGGTGCAAAGCCTGACCACCGAATTTAACCGCAAAGGTTTTGTGGCCACCGGCAGCCAAGGGCGCCTGGCCCTGTTCCATGCCACCTCAGAAGTGGAACTGGCGGAACTTAATAACAGCGATGCCATCTTGATGAGTGCTTACGCCCCCCGTGCCAACGGCCTGCTGGCGGTGGACGGCAAACAGCTGCACTTTTTCCATCTGGAAAACGAACACCCCGAGGTGAGCTGGAAGGCCCTGTGGCAAAAGGTCTGGTACGAGGGCTACAAGGAGCCGGACTATGTCTGGCAGTCCACTTCAGGCTCTGACGATTTTGAGCCCAAGCTGAGCCTGATGCCCCTGGCGTTCGGCACCATCAAGGCTGCCTTCTATGCCATGCTGTTCGCCACCCCCCTGGCCCTGGCGGGGGCGGTTTATACCGCCTATTTCATGTCGGCGGGCATGCGCCGCTTTATCAAGCCGACGGTGGAGATCATGGAAGCTCTGCCGACGGTGATCCTCGGCTTTTTGGCCGGCCTGTGGCTGGCGCCTTTGGTGGAAGACCACCTGCCCGGCATCATCACCCTGCTGTTGGTGTTGCCCCTGACCATGCTGGCCACCGCCTTTGCCTGGCACAAGATGCCCGAGCGTATCCGCCACCTGGTGCCGGACGGCTGGCAGGCCCTGCTGTTGCTGCCGCCGCTGCTGCTGATGGGCTATTTGAGCATGGCCATGAGCCCGCTGCTGGAGCATTGGCTGTTCGATGGTGATACCCGCCTGTACGTGACCAATGAATGGAATATCTCCTTTGACCAGCGCAACTCCCTGGTGGTGGGTATTGCCATGGGCTTTGCGGTGATCCCTACCATTTTCACCATCGCTGAAGACGCCGTATTCTCGGTGCCCAAACATCTGACCCAGGGGTCTTTGGCCCTGGGGGCCACCCCCTGGCAGACCCTGAGCCGAGTGGTGTTGCTGACCGCCAGCCCCGGTATTTTCTCGGCGGTGATGATGGGCCTTGGCCGCGCCGTGGGTGAAACCATGATAGTGCTGATGGCCACCGGCAATACCGCCATCATGGATTGGAACATCTTTGAAGGGATGCGCACCCTGTCAGCCAACATCGCCGTTGAGATGGGCGAGTCGGAAGTGGGCAGCTCCCATTACCGGGTACTGTTCCTGGCAGCCTTCGTGCTCTTTGTCTTTACCTTCCTGTTCAACACTGTCGCTGAGTTCATTCGCCAGCGGCTGCGCGAAAAATACAGCTCTCTCTAA